The following DNA comes from Streptomyces sp. Ag109_O5-10.
CCGTGTTCCGGGGTGCTCGGTCGTCCCGTGCCGCCGTCCCACGCGGCGTGATCCGCGCAGTTCAGCGGGGTGGACCGGGCTCAGGCGTCCCGAATCGCCCGTGAAGTCTGGCGGTTCGGCCGGGCCGCACCACAGGCTGAGGATGCTTCGGGACCGCCGACCGCGCCGAGATCGTCAAGGGAGCCCTCGTATGTCCGCCACGCACCGCACCCCGGCCGCGGGCCGCCGCCGTGTCCTCGCGGCAGCCGCCCTGGCGCTGGTCGCCGCGACCGCACTGAGCGGGTGCCGGGACGGCCAGGGCGTACGCGACGAGGGCCCGTCCTCCTCCGCGGCCCGCGTCCGGCCCGGCGCCGATCCCGCCCGGGGCCCGGCACCCGGGCCCTTGGCGCCGACGCCCGCGCAGACGTCCTGAACGCGCCCCGGGGGAACCGTCGTCCGCGGTCAGCCCAGCATCCGGGCGGCCTCCACCGCCCAGTAGGTGAGGATGTTCTGCGCGCCGGCCCGCCTGATGCCGGTCAGGGTCTCCAGGATCGCGCGGTCACGGTCGATCCAGCCCTTCTCGGCGGCGGCCTCGATCATCGAGTACTCGCCGGAGATCTGGTAGGCGGCGACCGGCACGTCCACCGAGTCGGCGACCCGCGCGAGGATGTCGAGGTAGGGCCCGGCCGGCTTGACCATCACCATGTCGGCCCCCTCCTCCAGGTCGAGGGCGAGTTCCCGCAGCGACTCCCGCACGTTGGCGGGGTCCTGCTGGTAGGTCTTGCGGTCGCCCTTCAGCGAGGACCCGACGGCCTCGCGGAAGGGGCCGTAGAAGGCGGAGGCGTACTTCGCGGTGTAGGCGAGGATCGCGACGTCCTCGCGGCCGATCTGGTCGAGCGCGTCGCGGACGACACCGATCTGGCCGTCCATCATCCCGCTGGGCCCGACGACATGGGCGCCCGCGTCGGCCTGCACCTGGGCCATCTCGGCGTACCGCTCCAGCGTGGCGTCGTTGTCGACGCGGCCCTCGGCGTCGAGGACCCCGCAGTGCCCGTGGTCGGTCGTCTCGTCGAGACAGAGATCGGACATCACGAGCAGGTCGTCGCCGACCTCGGCGCGCACGTCCCGCAGCGCGACCTGCAGAATCCCGTCCGGGTCGGTACCGGGGGTCCCGAGGGCGTCCTTCTTCCCCTCCTCCGGCACCCCGAACAGCATGATCCCGGAGATGCCCGCCTCGACCGCCTCGGCGGCCGCCTTCTTCAGGCTGTCCCTGGTGTGCTGCACGACGCCGGGCATGGCGGCGATCGGCACCGGCTCGCTCACCCCCTCCCTGACGAACGCCGGGAGGATGAAGTCCGCGGGGTGCAGCCGGGTCTCGGCGACCATGCGCCGCATGACGGGGGTGGTCCGCAGCCGCCGCGGCCGCGTGCCGGGGAAGGAGCCGTACTTCGTCATGCCCTCTACGCTACGCCCGCCACAAGAGCACCCTTACCGACTCGGCGTCGGCGCCCCCGAAGCGGCGCTGGGGCACCCCGTCCGAAGGCTGACCCACCCCGTCCGAAGGCTGACCCACCCCGTCCGAAGGCTGACCCACCCCGTCCGAAGGCTGACCCACCCCGTCCGAAGGCTGACCCACCCCGGCCGACGGCTGGGGCAGGAACCGCGCGCCCAGCCTCCCCGCACCCGCGGACGACCGGCGACACGCGAAAGGGGGCCCGGGGGCGCAGCCCCGGACCCCCTCACCTCACGTAGCTCACGCGGCTCACGTGGTGGTGCGCCTCCTGCGCGCCCCCGGCCGCCGCTCGCTCGGCCGGGTCACCGGATCGCCGGCCTCCAGCGCGCTCGCGCGCCTGCGCAGACCGAACTCCGCCAGCGCCTCCGCCAGCTTCGCGGCCGACGGCTCCGGAGCCATCACGTCCACCCGCAGCCCGTGCTCCTCGGCCGTCTTGGCCGTGGCGGGCCCGATGCAGGCGATCACCGTGACGTTGTGCGGCTTCCCGGCGATGCCCACCAGGTTCCGCACGGTCGACGACGACGTGAAGAGCACCGCGTCGAAGCCGCCGCCCTTGATCGCCTCCCGGGTGTCGGCCGGCGGCGGCGACGCCCGCACCGTCCGGTAGGCGGTCACGTCGTCCACCTCCCACCCGAGTTCGATGAGCCCGGCGACCAGCGTCTCGGTGGCGATGTCGGCGCGCGGCAGGAAGACGCGGTCGATCGGGTCGAAGACCGGGTCGTAGGGCGGCCAGTCCTCCAGCAACCCCGCGGCGCTCTGCTCACCGCTCGGCACCAGATCCGGCTTCACGCCGAAGGCGACCAGCGCCTTCGCGGTCTGCTCGCCCACCGCCGCGACCTTGATCCCGGCGAAGGCACGGGCGTCGAGCCCGTACTCCTCGAACTTCTCCCGGACCGCCTTGACGGCGTTGACCGAGGTGAAGGCGATCCACTCGTAGCGTCCGGTGACGAGCCCCTTCACGGCCCGCTCCATCTGCTGGGGCGTGCGCGGCGGCTCGACGGCGATCGTCGGCACCTCGTGCGGCACGGCACCGTACGACCGCAGCTGGTCGGAGAGGGACGCCGCCTGCTCCTTCGTGCGCGGCACGAGCACCTTCCAGCCGAACAGCGGCTTGGACTCGAACCACGACAACTGGTCGCGCTGGGCCGCGGCGGACCGCTCACCGACCACGGCTATCACCGGCCGGCCGCCGTCCGGCGAGGGCAGCACCTTCGCCTGCTTCAGGGTCTGCGCGATGGTGCCGAGGGTGGCGGTCCAGGTGCGCTGCCGGGTCGTCGTACCGGCGACGGTGACCGTCAGCGGGGTGTCCGGCTTGCGGCCGGCGGCGACCAGTTCCCCGGCGGCCGCGGCCACCGAGTCGAGGGTCGTCGACACGACCACCGTGCCGTCCGAGGCACCGACCTCGGTCCAGCACCGGTCCGAGGCGGTACGGGCGTCCACGAAGCGGACGTCCGCGCCCTGCGCGTCCCGCAGCGGCACACCGGCGTACGCCGGCACCCCCACCGCGGTCGCGACACCCGGCACGACCTCGAACGGCACACCCGCGGCCACGCAGGCGAGCATTTCCTCGGTCGCGTACGTATCAAGTCCCGGGTCCCCGGACACCGCACGGACGACCCGCCTGCCACCCCGCGCGGCCTCCATGACAAGATGAGCCGCATCCCGCACGGGCGGGAGGGAAGCGGTTGTTGACGCGCCGTCAACAACCGTGAGTTGAGGCGTGCCTGTGCCCGGATACGGGTCCGACGACGGATCCGGATTCGTGGTCACGACGGAGACGCCCTGCCTGGCGTGGCTTCTGATCACGTCGAGCACGTCGTGCTCGGCGACCAGGACGTCCGCGCTGGACAGTGCCTCCACGGCACGCAAGGTCAGCAGTCCCGGATCCCCGGGTCCGGCACCCAGGAAGGTGACGTGCCCGTGTTCCAGGCCGGCGGGAAGGTTGGTGGGGCTCACTGTGCTCGCTCCCCCATCAGACCGGCCGCGCCCTGGGCAAGCATCTCGGCGGCGAGTTCGCGACCGAGCGCCGTCGCCTGGTCGTATGTCTCGGGCACGGGACCGGTGGTGGACATCTGCACCGTACGGGTGCCGTCGGTCGTGCCGACGACGGCCCGCAGGCGCATTTCCTTGACAATCTGCCCGTCGGCCAGAAGGTCGGCAAGCGCGCCCACAGGGGCGGAGCAGCCGGCCTCCAGGGCGGCGAGCAGTGATCGCTCGGCGGTCACGGCGGCCCGCGTGAACGGGTCGTCGAGTTCCCCGAGCGCTGCGATGAGCTCCGCGTTGTCCGCGGCGCACTCGATCGCCAGTGCCCCCTGGCCGGGGGCGGGCAGAACCGTGTCGACCGACAGGAAGTCGGTCACCTCGTCGATGCGGCCGATGCGGCTCAGGCCGGCCGCCGCCAGCACGACGGCATCGAGTTCGCCGTCGCGTATGTATCCGATCCGGGTGTCGACGTTCCCCCGGATCGGCACGGTCTCGATGTCCAGCCCGTGGGCGAGCGCATACGCG
Coding sequences within:
- the hemB gene encoding porphobilinogen synthase codes for the protein MTKYGSFPGTRPRRLRTTPVMRRMVAETRLHPADFILPAFVREGVSEPVPIAAMPGVVQHTRDSLKKAAAEAVEAGISGIMLFGVPEEGKKDALGTPGTDPDGILQVALRDVRAEVGDDLLVMSDLCLDETTDHGHCGVLDAEGRVDNDATLERYAEMAQVQADAGAHVVGPSGMMDGQIGVVRDALDQIGREDVAILAYTAKYASAFYGPFREAVGSSLKGDRKTYQQDPANVRESLRELALDLEEGADMVMVKPAGPYLDILARVADSVDVPVAAYQISGEYSMIEAAAEKGWIDRDRAILETLTGIRRAGAQNILTYWAVEAARMLG
- a CDS encoding uroporphyrinogen-III synthase yields the protein MSPTNLPAGLEHGHVTFLGAGPGDPGLLTLRAVEALSSADVLVAEHDVLDVIRSHARQGVSVVTTNPDPSSDPYPGTGTPQLTVVDGASTTASLPPVRDAAHLVMEAARGGRRVVRAVSGDPGLDTYATEEMLACVAAGVPFEVVPGVATAVGVPAYAGVPLRDAQGADVRFVDARTASDRCWTEVGASDGTVVVSTTLDSVAAAAGELVAAGRKPDTPLTVTVAGTTTRQRTWTATLGTIAQTLKQAKVLPSPDGGRPVIAVVGERSAAAQRDQLSWFESKPLFGWKVLVPRTKEQAASLSDQLRSYGAVPHEVPTIAVEPPRTPQQMERAVKGLVTGRYEWIAFTSVNAVKAVREKFEEYGLDARAFAGIKVAAVGEQTAKALVAFGVKPDLVPSGEQSAAGLLEDWPPYDPVFDPIDRVFLPRADIATETLVAGLIELGWEVDDVTAYRTVRASPPPADTREAIKGGGFDAVLFTSSSTVRNLVGIAGKPHNVTVIACIGPATAKTAEEHGLRVDVMAPEPSAAKLAEALAEFGLRRRASALEAGDPVTRPSERRPGARRRRTTT
- the hemC gene encoding hydroxymethylbilane synthase, coding for MSDNPLKPLRLGTRRSRLAMAQSGQVAEAVHRVTGRPVELVEITTYGDTSREHLAQIGGTGVFVTALRDALLRGEVDFAVHSLKDLPTTQPADLVLAAVPVREDPRDVVVARDALKFTDLPRGARIGTGSPRRAAQLNAYALAHGLDIETVPIRGNVDTRIGYIRDGELDAVVLAAAGLSRIGRIDEVTDFLSVDTVLPAPGQGALAIECAADNAELIAALGELDDPFTRAAVTAERSLLAALEAGCSAPVGALADLLADGQIVKEMRLRAVVGTTDGTRTVQMSTTGPVPETYDQATALGRELAAEMLAQGAAGLMGERAQ